GCTTTTTATGATCGATTTCCTGTTAGTAAAGGACATTTATTAATTATACCGAAAAAACATAAAATGGACTATTTCGATTTATCTATAGCGGAAAAGGGTGCAATTGACGAATTACTCAAAGTTGCTAAAAAAATAGTAGAAGAAAGCTATCGACCAGATGGTTTCAACATTGGGACAAATTGTGGCATCAATGCAGGTCAAAGTATTATGCACTGTCATATACATTTGATTCCTAGATATGTTGGTGACATGACAAATCCAAAAGGTGGAGTAAGAGGCGTGATCCCATCAAAACAACAGTATTAAAAATGGAGGGAATGTGGAATGATTCTAAGAGAGTTGACTTCAACAGATGAACAAAAGTATTTGGCATTTGTCAAAGAATGGACAAATGCAGGAGCCTCTAAAATAACACCATCCTCTGTTCATTTAAATGGGCTAACCTTTCAAGAGTGGCTAGTGAAACTTGAAAAAGATAAACTTAGTGAACAGAACGATTTTGTTCCAGCAGAGACACTCTTTCTGGAAGTAGCGAACAAATTAGTTGGAGCTGTTCAATTAAGATACAAGTTGACCGAGGGACTAGTACAAATTGGCGGTAATATTGGTTTTGGTGTCGTGCCTTTTGAACGGGGAAAAGGGTATGCTAATGTGCTACTTGCTCAATCACTAGAAATTTTTCAAAAGCGTGGATTTTCTAAAGTAATGCTTACCTGTGACAAAATAAATATGAGCTCAAAAAAAACAATCCAAAAAAATGGAGGTATATTATCCGCTGAATATTTGGTTGAAGGAACCATAGTTCAGCGATTTTGGATTGAGTTAGCAGTGGCAAAAAATAGCGAGTAAAGGGTTGAAACAGAAGAAATTCCTGTTTAGTTAGAGGGATCAACCGCTTCTGTTTCCACCATATTTTTAGAGGAGCGGAACGCATTTGGCGAAAATCCAGTATATTTTTTAAAGGCACGGCTAAAATAAGCTGCATCAGTATATCCAACCATTTGAGCTAGCTCTCCGATAGAAACCGTCTTATTTTCTAAAATAGTGATAGCCTGATTGAGTCGATAACTGGTTAAATAATCAGAAAAAGTAATTCCCATTTTTTCTTTAAATAAAGTCCCTAGATGTTGGCGGCTGACATGCATGATGTCTGCAAGTTCCGTTAATTTGATTTCATCCATATAGTGATCGGCAATATATTTTTGAGTGAAATCAATATAATCGTAATGTTGTTCTAATTCCTCCAACAGTTGATAAAGCTTTTTATTAGATTCAAGAATGCCAGCTGTTTTGAATTTATTAGTGATTTGCCCAATACTGTCTTCAACAGGCGTTCGCTCAAATGAAGAACCACCGATGTAACCGTGAGCCGTAGTTTGTTTAAACATATAGTCTGCATCCAACGGACTATCCACAGGTCCACCATAAATCATGCGAATGACTTTTGGATCGACTTTTTCACAGATGGCAAATAATTCATTGGCTATTTTTTTTCCAGCTTCTAAAGATAGAATCTTTTTTGCACCAACTGTTCCACCACCAGTCAGGCCTAAATGAACACAAATGATATCAGCACCTGCAGCTAACATTTGTTTTGTTTGTGTTTGATTGAAGACAAAGGCGATTGTCAGTAGCCCTAATTCATGTGCAAGTTTAATAGAGGCAACTTCTTGGTCGTAACTTAAATTATTTTCGTCTAACCATTCTCTAAATTGACCATCAAACATCCCCACAGTTGGGAAGTTATTGATTCCAGCAAAGCCATTTGCTTTTATTGCCAGTAGCCATTCTTTTTTATTGATTGTAGGATCAGTTCCGTTAAAGCCAAAGAAGACTGGACTATTTTTTACTCTAGGCAAAATCTCTCTTCGACCATAGTCCATCACCATCTCATTAGCATTCGAAAAAGGCAGCCAGCCTGCCAAGGAGCTAACCCCCATTTGTCGAAATTTTCCAGAATTCAATGCTAAAATGAAGTCAGCACCACCATTTTCGGCCACTTTTGCGGCTAAACCTGAGCCCGCTGCCACGCCGATAACTCGTTTTCCAGCTTGAACCTGTTTTTTAAGCTGAGTCATTTGTTTTTGTTCCACTTTAAGCAACCCTTCCTGTAAGCTTTTCTTTATTATAAACGGAAATCATTATAAAAGAATGGGAGTGGGACAAAAGTAAAAAACACTGTTGTTTCACACCCTAAATACGAATAAACAGTGGGAGAAGAAGCAACCCCTTCGGAAATAAGCTGAAATTCACAAAAATTTGAAGAGCAATTTTCGTGAATTCTTTCTTATTTCTCGGGGTTAAACACTCCTGTCCCAACCTCATTTTTTTTCAGTTAAATTTAACGAATGTTCTTAAATGCTTGAGTTTGTTCTTTGATTCCTTTTTCAGCAGCAAATCGTTCAATGCTTGAAGCGCCGAAAAAGCCATGAACACCAGTTGTATGCTCTATGATGTATTGAGCATCTTTTGGTTCTGCGATTGGTCCACCATGACAGATCACCAAGATTTCTGGGTTGATTTCTTTGGCTGCGTCTGCAATTTCTTGAACACGTTTGGCAGATTCTTCTAACGTTAGAGCGGTTTGGGCACCAATACTTCCTTTAGTTGTTAGTCCCATGTGAGCTACGATCATGTCTGCACCGGCTTGTGCCATTTTTCGTGCTTGCTCAGGATCAAAAACATATGGTGTTGTTAAAAGATCTAATTCGTGAGCTTTCGCAATCATTTCAACTTCTAAATCATACCCCATACCTGTTTCTTCTAAATTTTGTCTGAAGACGCCATCAATTAATCCTACGGTTGGAAAATTTTGAACACCAGAAAAACCTTGTTCTTTTAATTGTTTCAAGAAGACATCCATTACACGAAATGGATCAGTCCCGCATACCCCTGCTAAAACTGGTGTTTTTTCGACGACTGGAAGGACTTCTGCACCCATTTCCACGACGATTTGGTTGGCATCGCCATAAGATAATAATCCAGCGAGCGAACCGCGTCCAGCCATTCTGTAACGTCCTGAATTGTAAATAATCAGCATATCCGTTCCACCTGCTTCAGAACTTTTGGCGGTGATCCCGGTTCCTGCTCCCACGCCTAATAAAATGTTTCCTGCAGCGATTTGTTGACGAAAGTCGGCTAAGATTTCTGTTCTTGTTTTTCTCATGAGTTCGTTCCTCCTAAATTTAAAAGCTGAAAGAGTTCGTTCAGTCTCAACTAGAAAATAGAAAAAAATAACTGAGATGCTTTTTGTTTCATTTAGTTTTTATCTTTTTCTCGAGAGACTAGCTCTTGAAGCTAGAGATAATGATTTTGTGTATTCATTAATTGAGTTAAGTTTTCCGCAGCAGCTGTTGCAAATTGCGGATCATTGATA
The DNA window shown above is from Enterococcus sp. 12C11_DIV0727 and carries:
- a CDS encoding HIT family protein; its protein translation is MCVFCDVTDFVIENDLAGAFYDRFPVSKGHLLIIPKKHKMDYFDLSIAEKGAIDELLKVAKKIVEESYRPDGFNIGTNCGINAGQSIMHCHIHLIPRYVGDMTNPKGGVRGVIPSKQQY
- a CDS encoding GNAT family N-acetyltransferase, translated to MILRELTSTDEQKYLAFVKEWTNAGASKITPSSVHLNGLTFQEWLVKLEKDKLSEQNDFVPAETLFLEVANKLVGAVQLRYKLTEGLVQIGGNIGFGVVPFERGKGYANVLLAQSLEIFQKRGFSKVMLTCDKINMSSKKTIQKNGGILSAEYLVEGTIVQRFWIELAVAKNSE
- a CDS encoding phosphoenolpyruvate hydrolase family protein, which codes for MEQKQMTQLKKQVQAGKRVIGVAAGSGLAAKVAENGGADFILALNSGKFRQMGVSSLAGWLPFSNANEMVMDYGRREILPRVKNSPVFFGFNGTDPTINKKEWLLAIKANGFAGINNFPTVGMFDGQFREWLDENNLSYDQEVASIKLAHELGLLTIAFVFNQTQTKQMLAAGADIICVHLGLTGGGTVGAKKILSLEAGKKIANELFAICEKVDPKVIRMIYGGPVDSPLDADYMFKQTTAHGYIGGSSFERTPVEDSIGQITNKFKTAGILESNKKLYQLLEELEQHYDYIDFTQKYIADHYMDEIKLTELADIMHVSRQHLGTLFKEKMGITFSDYLTSYRLNQAITILENKTVSIGELAQMVGYTDAAYFSRAFKKYTGFSPNAFRSSKNMVETEAVDPSN
- a CDS encoding phosphoenolpyruvate hydrolase family protein is translated as MRKTRTEILADFRQQIAAGNILLGVGAGTGITAKSSEAGGTDMLIIYNSGRYRMAGRGSLAGLLSYGDANQIVVEMGAEVLPVVEKTPVLAGVCGTDPFRVMDVFLKQLKEQGFSGVQNFPTVGLIDGVFRQNLEETGMGYDLEVEMIAKAHELDLLTTPYVFDPEQARKMAQAGADMIVAHMGLTTKGSIGAQTALTLEESAKRVQEIADAAKEINPEILVICHGGPIAEPKDAQYIIEHTTGVHGFFGASSIERFAAEKGIKEQTQAFKNIR